The following are encoded together in the Glycine max cultivar Williams 82 chromosome 8, Glycine_max_v4.0, whole genome shotgun sequence genome:
- the LOC100800705 gene encoding aspartic proteinase CDR1, whose amino-acid sequence MRFYIGTPPVEMFATADTGSDLIWMQCSPCKKCSPQNTPLFEPRKFSTFRTVSCDSQPRTLLSQSQRTCTKSGECQYSYAYGDKTFTVGTLGVDKINFGSKGVVQFPKFTVGCAYYNQDTPNSKGLGEGPLSLVSQLGDQIGYKFSYCLIPYGLNYTSKLKFGDIALATIKGKRVVSTPLILKSSEPSFYYVNFEGISIGKRKVEMSKSESDGNMFIGSGATYTMLQQDFYNKFVTLVKEVAGAEVEKNPPAPFDFCLRDKGTKHLWFKDSSDDDDDGVPDVVFHFTGAEVRLDFFTHMFSLVNDNLYCMLVHPSNGDGFNIFGNVQQMGFQVEYDLRGGKVSFAPADCAKH is encoded by the coding sequence ATGAGATTTTACATTGGTACCCCTCCCGTGGAAATGTTTGCCACTGCAGACACAGGGAGTGATCTCATTTGGATGCAATGTTCCCCTTGTAAGAAATGTTCACCCCAAAACACCCCTTTGTTTGAACCAAGAAAGTTTTCAACGTTCAGAACCGTGTCTTGTGACTCACAACCTCGCACACTACTCTCCCAATCCCAACGTACTTGCACAAAATCAGGTGAGTGCCAGTACTCTTATGCATATGGTGACAAGACATTCACCGTTGGAACATTGGgtgttgataaaattaattttggttcaAAGGGTGTTGTTCAATTTCCCAAATTCACTGTTGGGTGTGCATATTACAATCAGGATACCCCAAATTCAAAGGGTCTTGGAGAAGGACCATTATCCCTAGTTTCACAACTAGGTGATCAAATAGGTTACAAATTTTCCTATTGTTTGATCCCCTACGGTTTAAACTACACTAGCAAATTGAAATTTGGGGACATAGCATTAGCAAcgataaaaggaaaaagggtTGTGTCCACACCCCTCATACTCAAATCTTCTGAACCAAGTTTTTACTATGTCAATTTTGAAGGCATCAGCATTGGAAAAAGGAAGGTGGAGATGAGTAAAAGTGAAAGTGATGGCAACATGTTCATTGGTTCAGGGGCCACGTACACGATGTTGCAGCAAGATTTTTACAATAAGTTTGTGACTTTGGTGAAGGAAGTCGCTGGTGCTGAGGTGGAGAAAAATCCTCCAGCACCATTCGATTTTTGTTTAAGAGATAAGGGTACTAAGCACCTTTGGTTCAAGGATAGCAGTGATGACGACGACGATGGTGTGCCTGATGTTGTGTTTCATTTTACGGGTGCTGAGGTTCGACTGGATTTTTTTACTCACATGTTTTCATTGGTCAATGACAACTTGTATTGCATGTTGGTACACCCCAGCAACGGAGATGGATTTAACATCTTCGGGAATGTGCAACAAATGGGATTTCAGGTGGAGTATGATCTTAGAGGGGGAAAGGTTTCGTTTGCTCCTGCTGATTGTGCCAAACATTAG
- the LOC100800174 gene encoding probable aspartic protease At2g35615 translates to MHAFVFCFLLLCSHSIASFAEASKTLSGFSINLIHRESPLSPFYNPSLTPSERIKNTVLRSFARSKRRLRLSQNDDRSPGTITIPDEPITEYLMRFYIGTPPVERFAIADTGSDLIWVQCAPCEKCVPQNAPLFDPRKSSTFKTVPCDSQPCTLLPPSQRACVGKSGQCYYQYIYGDHTLVSGILGFESINFGSKNNAIKFPKLTFGCTFSNNDTVDESKRNMGLVGLGVGPLSLISQLGYQIGRKFSYCFPPLSSNSTSKMRFGNDAIVKQIKGVVSTPLIIKSIGPSYYYLNLEGVSIGNKKVKTSESQTDGNILIDSGTSFTILKQSFYNKFVALVKEVYGVEAVKIPPLVYNFCFENKGKRKRFPDVVFLFTGAKVRVDASNLFEAEDNNLLCMVALPTSDEDDSIFGNHAQIGYQVEYDLQGGMVSFAPADCAKD, encoded by the coding sequence ATGCAtgcttttgtattttgtttcttactccTATGTTCACATTCTATTGCATCCTTCGCTGAAGCCTCCAAAACTCTAAGTGGCTTCAGCATCAATCTTATTCACCGTGAATCACCATTGTCACCCTTTTACAACCCTTCACTCACCCCATCAGAGCGCATCAAGAACACTGTCTTGCGCTCCTTTGCTCGCTCCAAACGTCGTCTTCGCCTATCTCAAAACGATGATAGATCACCCGGAACCATTACCATTCCAGACGAACCCATCACTGAATACCTCATGAGGTTTTACATTGGCACCCCTCCTGTGGAAAGGTTTGCTATTGCGGACACAGGAAGTGATCTAATTTGGGTGCAATGTGCCCCTTGTGAGAAATGTGTACCCCAAAACGCCCCATTATTTGATCCAAGAAAGTCTTCCACATTCAAGACTGTGCCATGTGACTCACAACCTTGCACACTACTCCCTCCATCCCAACGTGCCTGTGTTGGAAAGTCAGGTCAGtgctactaccaatatatatatgGTGACCATACATTAGTCTCTGGAATATTGGGTTTTGAGTCCATTAATTTTGGTTCCAAGAACAATGCTATTAAATTTCCCAAGCTTACTTTTGGATGCacattttccaataatgataccGTGGACGAGAGCAAGAGAAACATGGGTCTAGTGGGTCTTGGAGTAGGGCCATTGTCACTAATTTCACAACTAGGGTATCAAATTGGTCGCAAATTCTCCTATTGTTTCCCTCCTTTGAGTTCAAACTCCACTAGCAAAATGAGATTCGGGAACGATGCAAttgtaaaacaaataaaaggggTTGTGTCCACTCCCCTCATAATCAAATCTATTGGACCAAGCTATTACTACCTCAATCTTGAAGGCGTCAGCATTGGAAACAAGAAGGTGAAGACAAGTGAAAGTCAAACAGATGGCAACATATTAATCGATTCAGGGACCTCTTTCACGATTCTCAAGCAAAGCTTTTACAATAAGTTTGTGGCTTTGGTGAAGGAAGTGTATGGTGTTGAGGCAGTGAAAATCCCTCCATTGGTATACAACTTTTGTTTCGAAAATAAGGGTAAGAGGAAACGTTTCCCTGatgttgtgtttcttttcacGGGTGCTAAGGTTCGCGTGGATGCTTCAAACTTGTTTGAGGCCGAAGACAACAACTTGCTTTGCATGGTCGCATTACCCACCTCTGATGAAGATGATTCCATCTTTGGAAATCATGCACAAATTGGTTATCAAGTGGAGTATGATCTTCAAGGGGGGATGGTTTCTTTTGCTCCTGCTGATTGTGCCAAAGACTAG
- the LOC100799639 gene encoding uncharacterized protein, with the protein MEQSRFQNTVLYNNMEPRHDEYHHPGSQSVMQDHMDGTHAGRRPADLNTSEVKPVLNYSIQTGEEFALEFMRDRVNIRKPVLSNVSDSNYTPGYMELKGILGISHAGSESGSDISMLSMVDKYPKEFDRMNTSLPGDRSNYGSIRSMPRTSLNQDNRQFVPGYGSFGVYDRSMMMKFLCSFGGRILPRPCDGKLRYVGGQTRILRIRKDISWQELMQKALQIYNQVHAIKYQLPGEDLDALVSVSSDEDLQNMMEECNHLLDREGSQKLRMFLFSMSDLEDAQFGLSSIGDDSEIQYVVAVNGMDLESRKNTTMFGVSFSANDINELDRQISIDRETSRVGVESIAQGAPLTNNFNSSLATQSSPPVLPTSSNSYDAYPQFYGDQMIRRGEPSDQYIINHGLIPSHKPVIGETPIIMPPHMLVNQQGILSEGLPPHGIQVQNSEIAGTFASNLVDSSIQQGSDPGKIFASELPSTAPAQLLNNGYMKNNFPEASVVVTAPEGHSLHPTKMDKLPDYEETSSTSSSAFGPAYVDSHYNAADLSSLHPPPLPKRVYYSERISREQLELLNRSSKSDDTNSSQFHVSDLLSDVNPPDSVTESGDKLHGGNLPNLSEELGITGKPLHADGYAIDNGAVNHQIYKQLPDASSQMKSKLTEHVSPELKQVSLDNGGRKDLLNKDNVVGLETEIYSINNYNKPLIDETKTSKPDLPILHQVSSDKHLDDPASILPEVDWGDTSVKESNEDINVQALPVSINGNTTTDEDSEEFPSNVVSKQAQGDILIDINDRFPREFFTDMFSKAVLEEDPSSLHPLTSDGVGLSVNMENREPKRWSYFQKLAQEGIDNVSLMDQDHLDFSPGKVVGENRAQHVKPLTTDEVSLNHAESHLDFVEENIRDLHGRIGAETTVLKSNYDHSQVNDTESMQFDVMMENIRAQESEYEVGKFEKRNSNLPPPDPSLVGEFDPSTFQVIMNDDLEELKELGSGTFGTVYHGKWRGTDVAIKRIKKICFTGRSSEQERLTVEFWREAEILSKLHHPNVVAFYGVVQDGPGGTMATVAEYMVDGSLRHVLLRKDRYLDRRKRLIIAMDAAFGMEYLHSKNIVHFDLKCDNLLVNLKDPMRPICKVGDFGLSKIKRNTLVSGGVRGTLPWMAPELLNGSSNKVSEKVDVFSFGIVLWEILTGEEPYANMHYGAIIGGIVNNTLRPTIPDHCDSEWRTLMEQCWAPNPAARPSFTEIASRLRIMTAAASQTKTQKASK; encoded by the exons ATGGAACAATCAAGATTCCAAAACACGGTTCTATACAATAACATGGAACCTAGACATGATGAATACCACCACCCTGGGTCACAGTCAGTGATGCAGGACCATATGGATGGCACACATGCCGGTAGAAGACCAGCTGACCTCAATACATCAGAAGTTAAACCTGTACTTAATTACTCCATACAGACAGGTGAAGAATTTGCTCTTGAATTTATGAGAGATAGGGTGAATATCAGGAAGCCTGTATTATCAAATGTCAGTGATTCCAATTATACCCCAGGTTATATGGAATTGAAAGGCATTTTAGGCATCAGTCATGCAGGATCTGAAAGTGGATCTGATATTTCTATGCTCTCAATGGTTGACAAATATCCAAAAGAATTTGATAGAATGAATACATCATTACCTGGAGACAGAAGCAACTATGGGTCGATTCGATCAATGCCAAGAACTTCATTGAATCAGGACAATAGACAATTTGTGCCTGGCTATGGCTCTTTTGGAGTTTATGATAGATCAATGATGATGAAGTTTCTTTGCAGCTTTGGTGGTAGAATATTGCCACGACCATGTGATGGAAAGCTAAGGTATGTTGGAGGCCAAACACGCATTCTTCGAATAAGAAAGGACATATCTTGGCAGGAGCTCATGCAGAAAGCATTACAAATATATAATCAGGTTCATGCAATCAAGTATCAGCTTCCTGGGGAAGATCTTGATGCTTTGGTTTCTGTGTCCTCTGATGAGGATTTGCAGAATATGATGGAGGAATGTAATCATCTTCTAGATAGAGAAGGATCACAAAAGCTTAGGATGTTTTTGTTCTCCATGAGTGATTTGGAGGATGCTCAGTTTGGTCTCAGCAGCATTGGTGATGATTCTGAGATCCAGTATGTTGTTGCTGTTAATGGCATGGACTTGGAATCAAGAAAAAACACAACCATGTTTGGTGTCAGTTTTTCTGCAAATGATATAAATGAATTGGACAGGCAAATTAGTATTGACAGGGAGACTAGTAGAGTTGGTGTAGAATCTATTGCACAAGGTGCTCCCCTGACTAACAATTTTAACTCATCATTGGCTACTCAGTCTTCACCACCAGTGCTACCAACTTCCTCAAATTCTTATGATGCGTATCCACAGTTTTATGGTGATCAAATGATACGCCGTGGGGAACCTAGTgatcaatatattattaatcatgGCCTTATTCCTTCTCATAAACCTGTTATTGGAGAGACTCCTATCATTATGCCTCCTCATATGCTTGTTAATCAACAAGGGATTTTGAGTGAAGGCCTTCCACCTCATGGAATACAAGTACAAAATTCAGAAATAGCAGGAACATTTGCAAGCAATCTGGTTGATAGTTCAATTCAACAAGGAAGTGACCCTGGGAAAATTTTTGCCTCAGAATTACCATCAACAGCTCCTGCACAACTGCTTAATAATGGttacatgaaaaataattttcctgAAGCATCAGTTGTTGTTACTGCACCAGAGGGGCATTCGTTGCATCCAACAAAGATGGACAAGCTCCCAGATTATGAAGAGACTTCTTCTACATCTAGCAGTGCATTTGGTCCTGCTTATGTTGATTCCCACTACAATGCAGCTGACTTGAGTTCTCTtcatcctcctcctcttcctaaAAGAGTTTACTATTCGGAGAGAATTTCACGGGAACAATTAGAGTTGTTGAATCGGTCCTCAAAATCAGATGATACAAACAGTTCTCAGTTTCATGTTTCAGATTTACTTTCTGATGTCAACCCACCAGATTCAGTTACAGAATCTGGTGACAAGTTGCATGGTGGAAATCTGCCTAATCTATCTGAGGAATTAGGCATCACAGGGAAGCCCTTGCATGCAGATGGCTATGCCATTGATAATGGGGCTGTCAATCATCAAATATACAAACAGCTGCCTGATGCAAGCAGTCAGATGAAATCAAAGCTAACTGAGCATGTGAGTCCTGAGTTGAAGCAGGTATCATTGGACAATGGAGGACGCAAAGATTTGTTAAATAAGGATAATGTTGTTGGGTTGGAAACAGAAATTTATAGTATAAATAACTATAACAAACCCCTGATTGATGAGACAAAAACCAGCAAACCAGACTTGCCTATTTTGCACCAGGTCTCTTCTGATAAGCACCTTGATGATCCAGCATCCATTCTTCCAGAAGTTGATTGGGGTGATACCTCTGTGAAGGAGTCTAATGAGGATATTAATGTTCAAGCCTTACCTGTTTCCATAAATGGGAATACAACTACAGATGAAGATTCTGAAGAATTTCCTTCAAATGTTGTTTCCAAACAAGCGCAAGGTGACATCCTTATTGATATTAATGATCGGTTCCCACGTGAATTTTTCACTGATATGTTCTCTAAAGCAGTACTTGAAGAAGATCCCTCTAGTCTGCATCCATTAACTTCAGATGGAGTGGGCTTAAGTGTAAACATGGAAAATCGTGAACCTAAACGATGgtcatattttcaaaaattggcTCAAGAAGGGATTGATAATGTGTCTCTTATGGACCAGGATCATCTTGATTTTTCACCAGGAAAAGTGGTTGGAGAAAATAGGGCTCAACATGTTAAACCTTTAACAACTGATGAAGTTTCTCTGAACCATGCAGAGTCCCACCTTGATTTTGTTGAAGAAAATATAAGAGACTTGCATGGAAGGATTGGAGCAGAAACCACTGTTCTAAAGTCAAATTATGATCATTCCCAAGTGAACGACACCGAAAGTATGCAATTTGATGTTATGATGGAAAACATAAGAGCACAAGAGTCAGAATATGAG GTTGGGAAGTTTGAAAAAAGGAATAGCAATCTACCTCCTCCTGATCCTTCTTTAGTAGGAGAGTTTGATCCAAGTACCTTCCAG GTCATAATGAATGATGATCTTGAAGAGCTGAAGGAACTGGGTTCTGGTACCTTTGGGACTGTGTATCATGGGAAATGGCGAGGAACAGATGTTGccattaaaagaataaagaaaatctGCTTCACTGGTCGATCATCTGAGCAAGAGAGACTG ACTGTAGAATTCTGGCGGGAGGCAGAAATTCTTTCCAAGCTTCATCATCCAAATGTGGTGGCATTTTATGGTGTAGTGCAGGATGGACCAGGAGGAACAATGGCTACTGTTGCAGAGTACATGGTGGATGGTTCTCTTAGGCATGTATTACTTCGCAAGGATAG GTATCTTGATCGTCGCAAGAGACTGATAATTGCAATGGATGCAGCTTTTGGAATGGAATATTTGCACTCAAAAAATATTGTACACTTTGACTTAAAATGTGACAATTTGTTGGTGAACTTGAAAGATCCTATGCGGCCTATATGCAAG GTTGGGGATTTTGGCTTGTCAAAAATTAAACGAAATACCTTGGTTTCTGGTGGTGTGCGAGGGACACTTCCTTGGATGGCACCAGAGCTGCTGAATGGTAGCAGCAACAAGGTCTCAGAAAAG